From Pseudomonas vanderleydeniana, the proteins below share one genomic window:
- a CDS encoding 3-ketoacyl-ACP reductase FabG2: MTDSILVTGSSRGIGRAIALRLAQAGHDLVLHCRSGRAEADAVQAEIQALGRNARVLQFDVSERETCRAILEADVEAHGAYYGVVLNAGLTRDGAFPALSDDDWDQVLRTNLDGFYNVLHPLMMPMIRRRAPGRVVCITSVSGLIGNRGQVNYSASKAGLIGAAKALAIELGKRKITVNCVAPGLIDTAMLDENVPVEELLKMIPAQRMGTAEEVAGAVNFLMSAEAAYITRQVLAVNGGLC; this comes from the coding sequence ATGACTGACTCCATTCTGGTAACCGGCTCCAGCCGTGGCATCGGCCGTGCTATCGCCCTGCGCCTGGCCCAGGCCGGCCATGACCTGGTACTGCACTGCCGCAGCGGCCGTGCCGAAGCCGACGCCGTACAGGCCGAGATCCAGGCACTGGGCCGCAACGCCCGGGTGCTGCAATTCGACGTGTCCGAACGGGAGACCTGCCGGGCCATTCTCGAAGCCGACGTCGAGGCCCACGGTGCCTACTACGGCGTGGTACTCAACGCCGGCCTGACCCGCGACGGCGCCTTCCCGGCGCTCTCGGACGACGACTGGGACCAGGTGCTGCGCACCAATCTCGACGGCTTCTACAACGTGCTGCACCCGTTGATGATGCCAATGATCCGCCGTCGCGCGCCGGGTCGGGTGGTCTGCATCACCTCGGTATCCGGCCTGATCGGCAACCGTGGCCAGGTCAACTACAGTGCCTCGAAGGCCGGCCTGATCGGCGCGGCGAAGGCCCTGGCCATCGAGCTGGGCAAACGAAAAATCACCGTCAACTGCGTGGCCCCGGGGCTGATCGACACCGCCATGCTCGATGAAAACGTCCCGGTGGAAGAACTGCTGAAAATGATCCCCGCGCAGCGCATGGGCACTGCGGAAGAAGTCGCCGGCGCGGTGAACTTCCTCATGTCCGCCGAAGCGGCCTATATCACCCGGCAGGTCCTGGCCGTCAACGGAGGCCTGTGCTGA
- a CDS encoding ApeP family dehydratase has translation MIDWPLAELLPHAGDMILIDQVLAFDEEQIRTRLTVRPGGLFNREDGSLPAWVGIELMAQSVAAYAGCRARSEGRPVELGFLLGTRKFECNVEHFPQGSELTIHAQRSLEDDNGMGVFECHLSGPSIQASARLNVFRPPQAADYLNESQESSHD, from the coding sequence ATGATCGATTGGCCGCTCGCCGAATTGCTGCCTCACGCCGGTGACATGATCCTGATCGATCAGGTCCTGGCCTTCGATGAAGAGCAGATCCGGACCCGCCTCACCGTACGCCCCGGTGGCCTGTTCAACCGCGAGGACGGCAGCCTGCCAGCCTGGGTCGGTATCGAGCTGATGGCCCAGAGCGTGGCCGCCTATGCCGGCTGCCGCGCCCGCAGCGAGGGCCGGCCGGTGGAGCTGGGGTTCCTGCTCGGTACCCGCAAGTTCGAATGCAACGTCGAACATTTCCCGCAGGGCAGCGAGTTGACCATCCACGCCCAGCGTTCCCTGGAAGACGACAACGGCATGGGGGTATTCGAATGCCACCTCAGCGGTCCGTCCATCCAGGCCTCGGCGCGCCTGAACGTGTTCCGTCCGCCCCAGGCCGCCGACTATCTCAACGAATCACAGGAATCCAGCCATGACTGA
- a CDS encoding beta-ketoacyl-[acyl-carrier-protein] synthase family protein, with protein sequence MTAYLNALGLICALGRDKQEVARNLFAGDCSGVRVETGWVPGRALPVAAVRGELVALPCELSDQHSRNNQLLMEATLQIAEPIRQAIATYGRERIGVVLGTSTSGIDEASRGIASYLRDQAFPADYDYRQQELGAPASFLADWLQLDGPAYVISTACTSSARALMSAQRLLDLGLCDAVLCGGVDSLCKLTLNGFSSLEAVSEQRCNPFSVNRNGINIGEAAVLFLMTRQPGEAHSIALLGSGASCDAYHISAPEPAGKGATQAMTKALRQAGLQPGQIAYLNLHGTATQHNDAMESLAVAGLFPGDLPCSSTKPMTGHTLGAAGALEAAFCWLSLSAENPQGALPPHIWDGQPDPALPALHWAGPQDRLDPTTPRRLMSNSFAFGGNNVSLIIGDAP encoded by the coding sequence ATGACCGCCTACCTGAACGCCCTCGGCCTGATCTGCGCCCTGGGTCGCGACAAGCAGGAAGTCGCCCGTAACCTGTTCGCCGGCGACTGCTCCGGGGTTCGCGTCGAAACCGGCTGGGTCCCCGGACGCGCACTGCCGGTCGCCGCCGTGCGCGGCGAACTGGTGGCCTTGCCCTGCGAACTGAGTGACCAGCACAGCCGCAACAACCAGTTGCTGATGGAAGCAACCCTGCAGATCGCCGAGCCGATCCGGCAAGCGATAGCCACCTATGGCCGTGAGCGCATCGGCGTGGTCCTGGGCACCAGCACCTCGGGTATCGACGAGGCCAGCCGTGGTATCGCCAGCTACCTGCGCGACCAGGCGTTCCCCGCCGACTACGACTACCGGCAGCAGGAGCTCGGCGCCCCGGCCAGCTTTCTCGCCGACTGGTTGCAACTGGATGGCCCGGCCTACGTGATTTCCACCGCCTGCACCTCCAGTGCCCGCGCCCTGATGAGCGCCCAGCGCCTGCTCGACCTGGGGCTGTGCGATGCGGTGCTGTGCGGCGGGGTCGACAGCCTGTGCAAGCTGACCCTCAACGGTTTCAGCTCGCTGGAGGCAGTGTCGGAGCAGCGCTGCAACCCGTTCTCGGTGAACCGCAACGGCATCAACATCGGTGAAGCCGCCGTGCTGTTCCTGATGACCCGCCAGCCCGGCGAGGCGCATTCGATCGCCCTGCTCGGCTCCGGCGCCAGCTGCGACGCCTACCATATCTCCGCACCGGAACCAGCCGGCAAAGGCGCCACGCAAGCGATGACCAAGGCCTTGCGCCAGGCCGGCCTGCAGCCCGGGCAGATCGCCTACCTGAACCTGCACGGCACCGCGACCCAGCACAACGACGCGATGGAGAGCCTGGCCGTGGCCGGGCTGTTCCCGGGCGACCTGCCCTGTTCCTCGACCAAGCCCATGACCGGCCACACCCTCGGCGCTGCCGGTGCGCTGGAGGCGGCGTTCTGCTGGTTGAGCCTGAGTGCCGAGAATCCGCAGGGCGCCCTGCCACCGCATATCTGGGACGGCCAGCCCGACCCGGCGTTGCCGGCCCTGCACTGGGCCGGCCCGCAGGACCGGCTCGACCCCACGACCCCACGCCGCCTGATGAGCAACTCGTTTGCCTTCGGCGGCAACAATGTCAGCCTGATTATCGGAGACGCCCCATGA
- a CDS encoding DUF3261 domain-containing protein — MMRALLLGCFLLLGACASRLPLPLHTPTLSLPQQLLVERQQDGMRQDWLLVIQREAGGLRWSLMDPLGIPLARQLLQEGEWHADGLLPPNPQARELFAALLFALTPQAELATNYPTAHQQAGQRELGGQWRVSYRQPLFFSLDLPQGLHYSISPLNESAP; from the coding sequence ATGATGCGTGCATTGTTGCTGGGCTGTTTCCTGCTGCTGGGCGCCTGCGCCAGCCGCCTGCCGCTGCCCCTGCACACCCCGACGCTGAGCCTGCCGCAGCAGTTGCTGGTCGAGCGCCAGCAGGATGGCATGCGCCAGGACTGGCTGCTGGTGATCCAGCGCGAAGCCGGTGGCCTGCGCTGGTCGTTGATGGACCCGCTGGGCATCCCGTTGGCGCGCCAGCTGCTGCAAGAGGGCGAGTGGCACGCCGACGGCCTGCTGCCGCCCAACCCGCAGGCCCGCGAGCTGTTTGCCGCCTTGCTGTTCGCCCTGACGCCACAGGCCGAGTTGGCGACCAACTATCCCACCGCCCACCAGCAGGCCGGGCAGCGGGAACTGGGTGGGCAATGGCGGGTCAGTTATCGCCAGCCGTTGTTTTTCAGCCTCGACCTGCCGCAAGGTCTGCACTACAGCATCAGCCCGTTGAACGAGAGCGCGCCATGA
- a CDS encoding class I SAM-dependent methyltransferase: MSNQYLSDTYVEETRFGFWFLRSHTWQHHVLRVAINDLRRLFSEELPENPVLLDAGCGQGKSFQYLQQVFAPQRLIGLDADPHSLELSAEEARRRNLDIELIGSDCATLDVASESVDILFCHQTFHHLVQQDRALAEFYRVLKPGGYLLFAESTEAYIDTWVIRWLFRHPMHVQKSAGQYLEMIRDQGFEFTEKNVSYPYLWWSRAKDFGLLERLRLKNPPPFGQREETLVNVVARKPLAGHSK, encoded by the coding sequence ATGAGCAATCAGTACCTGAGCGATACTTACGTCGAGGAAACCCGTTTCGGCTTCTGGTTCCTGCGCAGCCACACCTGGCAGCATCATGTGCTGCGCGTGGCGATCAACGACCTGCGACGGCTGTTCAGCGAAGAGCTGCCGGAAAACCCGGTGCTGCTCGATGCCGGCTGCGGCCAGGGCAAGTCCTTCCAGTACCTGCAGCAGGTATTCGCACCGCAGCGGCTGATCGGTCTCGATGCCGACCCGCACAGCCTGGAGCTGTCCGCCGAGGAGGCCCGACGGCGCAATCTCGACATCGAGCTGATCGGCAGCGACTGCGCGACCCTCGACGTGGCCTCCGAGAGCGTCGATATCCTGTTCTGCCACCAGACCTTCCACCACCTGGTCCAGCAGGACCGGGCCCTGGCCGAGTTCTATCGAGTGCTCAAGCCGGGCGGCTACCTGCTGTTCGCCGAATCCACCGAGGCCTACATCGACACCTGGGTGATCCGCTGGCTGTTCCGCCATCCGATGCACGTGCAGAAAAGCGCCGGGCAGTACCTGGAGATGATCCGTGACCAGGGCTTCGAGTTCACGGAAAAGAACGTCTCGTACCCCTACCTGTGGTGGAGCCGGGCCAAGGACTTCGGCCTGCTCGAGCGCCTGCGCCTGAAGAACCCGCCGCCCTTCGGCCAGCGCGAGGAAACCCTGGTCAACGTGGTCGCCCGCAAACCCCTGGCAGGTCATAGCAAATGA
- a CDS encoding NAD(P)/FAD-dependent oxidoreductase, with translation MPMTEMERREVLVIGAGPSGAIAAALLKRQGHDVLIVERQHFPRFSIGESLLSHCLDFVEEAGMLDAVNAAGFQLKNGAAFAWGDRYSAFDFGKTFSNGKPTTFQVQRADFDKLLADQAALQGVEIRYGEEIVGADFERPQPQVQVRREDGSEYRLEARFVLDASGYGRVLPRLLDLEAPSGFPVRQAVFTHIEDRIDHPAFEREKILITTHPEKRDIWFWTIPFSNGRCSLGVVADASHFAGRGDDLDACLKGFVAETPSLQRVLENAEWDTPARAIGGYSANVKSLHGPGYALLGNAAEFLDPVFSSGVTIAMRSASMAAGLLHRQLQGESVDWQCDFAEPLKRGVDTFRCYVEGWYAGTFQDVIYHPGSSEEIRAMISSILAGYAWDERNPFVSEPKRRLRMLSEICASTPA, from the coding sequence GTGCCAATGACTGAAATGGAACGCCGTGAAGTGCTGGTGATAGGCGCCGGTCCTTCCGGTGCGATTGCCGCCGCCCTGCTCAAGCGCCAGGGTCATGATGTACTGATCGTCGAGCGCCAGCATTTCCCGCGCTTTTCCATTGGCGAAAGCCTGCTGTCCCACTGCCTGGACTTCGTCGAGGAAGCCGGGATGCTCGACGCCGTCAACGCCGCCGGCTTCCAGTTGAAAAACGGCGCGGCCTTCGCCTGGGGCGACCGCTACAGCGCCTTCGACTTCGGCAAGACCTTCAGCAACGGCAAGCCAACCACCTTCCAGGTCCAGCGCGCCGATTTCGACAAACTGCTGGCGGACCAGGCCGCCTTGCAAGGGGTGGAAATCCGCTACGGCGAAGAGATCGTCGGCGCCGACTTCGAGCGTCCGCAACCCCAGGTGCAAGTCCGGCGCGAAGACGGTAGCGAGTATCGGCTCGAAGCCCGCTTCGTCCTCGATGCCAGCGGCTACGGCCGCGTGCTGCCGCGCCTGCTGGACCTGGAGGCACCGTCGGGTTTCCCGGTGCGCCAGGCCGTGTTCACCCACATCGAGGACCGTATCGACCACCCTGCGTTCGAGCGGGAGAAAATCCTCATCACCACCCACCCGGAAAAACGCGACATCTGGTTCTGGACCATCCCGTTCAGCAACGGTCGCTGCTCCCTCGGGGTGGTCGCCGACGCCAGCCACTTCGCCGGTCGCGGCGACGACCTCGATGCCTGCCTGAAGGGTTTCGTTGCCGAAACCCCGAGCCTGCAACGCGTGCTGGAAAACGCCGAGTGGGACACCCCGGCCCGGGCCATCGGCGGCTACTCGGCCAACGTCAAGAGCCTGCACGGCCCGGGCTACGCGCTACTGGGCAATGCGGCGGAATTCCTCGACCCGGTGTTCTCCTCCGGCGTGACCATCGCCATGCGCTCGGCCAGCATGGCCGCGGGCCTGCTGCACCGGCAGTTGCAGGGTGAAAGCGTCGATTGGCAGTGCGACTTCGCCGAACCGTTGAAACGGGGTGTCGACACCTTCCGCTGCTACGTCGAAGGCTGGTACGCCGGGACCTTCCAGGATGTGATCTACCATCCCGGCAGCTCGGAGGAAATCCGCGCCATGATCAGCTCGATCCTCGCCGGCTATGCCTGGGACGAGCGCAACCCCTTTGTCAGTGAGCCCAAGCGTCGCCTGCGGATGCTCTCGGAAATCTGTGCGAGCACCCCGGCATGA
- a CDS encoding sodium:proton antiporter — translation MMILLFWGMALAAFAAVTRIGRHFGLVPIVSQLLLATFGLPLLMLFWIEPHWQLSGAALVAPAWLKTLYGFAFALVLGSILGDVIELKLDRESLKIALPSFCVPFACGLACAVWLLPEQHWLNALAIGLVFAITAIPVLYLYLKHIGYPLAATRRLVQTAILIDLACWTLFGLAQGSLHLGSLLLPLGGALLPLALHGCRVRQPLVYGLGFFGLLVVAEHYKLNALIFGIGYLLCMAWLKVPLVPPLKPEWMSRLQIGVAVPLILTFGIVQINVHSALSSLSLLQFVALLLAPVASKLLGNWLGLGWAGRSFPGASRWKESLLLNIRGLSEIVFLNLLLQQQLISPALYFALMLMGLLATLLPALAGMNRIPLNSAETGKEPVCQ, via the coding sequence ATGATGATCCTGCTGTTCTGGGGCATGGCACTGGCCGCCTTCGCGGCAGTCACCCGTATCGGCCGGCACTTCGGCCTGGTACCGATCGTCAGCCAGTTGCTGCTGGCGACCTTCGGCCTGCCGCTGCTGATGCTGTTCTGGATCGAACCGCACTGGCAGTTGAGCGGTGCCGCGCTGGTCGCGCCGGCATGGCTGAAGACACTCTACGGTTTCGCCTTCGCCCTGGTACTGGGCAGCATCCTCGGCGACGTGATCGAACTGAAGCTGGACCGCGAAAGCCTGAAGATCGCCCTGCCGAGCTTCTGCGTGCCGTTCGCCTGCGGGCTGGCCTGCGCCGTCTGGCTGCTGCCGGAACAGCACTGGCTGAACGCCCTGGCGATCGGCCTGGTGTTCGCCATCACCGCGATCCCGGTGCTCTATCTCTATCTCAAACACATCGGCTACCCCCTCGCCGCCACCCGCCGCCTGGTGCAGACCGCGATCCTGATCGACCTGGCCTGCTGGACCCTGTTCGGCCTGGCCCAGGGCAGCCTGCACCTGGGCAGCCTGCTGTTGCCGCTGGGCGGGGCCCTGTTGCCGCTGGCCCTGCATGGCTGCCGGGTACGCCAGCCGTTGGTCTATGGCCTGGGCTTCTTCGGCCTGCTGGTGGTGGCCGAACACTACAAGCTCAACGCGCTGATCTTCGGCATCGGCTATTTGCTCTGCATGGCCTGGCTCAAGGTGCCGCTGGTACCGCCGCTCAAGCCCGAGTGGATGAGCCGCCTGCAGATCGGCGTGGCGGTTCCGCTGATCCTCACCTTCGGTATCGTGCAGATCAACGTGCACAGTGCCCTGAGCAGCCTGAGCCTGCTGCAGTTCGTCGCGCTGCTGCTGGCCCCGGTCGCCAGCAAGCTGCTGGGCAACTGGCTGGGCCTGGGCTGGGCCGGTCGGTCGTTTCCCGGCGCCAGCCGCTGGAAGGAAAGCCTGCTGCTCAACATTCGCGGCTTGAGTGAGATCGTCTTCCTCAACCTGCTCCTGCAACAACAGCTGATCAGTCCGGCGCTGTACTTCGCGCTGATGCTGATGGGCCTGCTCGCCACGCTGCTGCCAGCGCTGGCAGGCATGAATCGAATTCCCTTGAATAGCGCCGAGACCGGCAAGGAGCCCGTGTGCCAATGA
- a CDS encoding MMPL family transporter: protein MTLPSERLLPRLFLILLLAVLALAGWQWRHGAPLSANLMELVPGSSPDALDLKAEQRMQEPLNREILVLVGQADRQQAIAMARQLGERWQASGLFEKVQWDLQADLPALREQLLRGRLAMLSAKDRRQLIDDPAAFIQQRVQTLFDPFAGFSLVPSQDDWLGLTGRIQNSQPQRGAVQLDIGSGALVADADGKSWVLLRARTTGNAFDMKLPLQVAELLRQSREQASQADVQLLAASGLLYAASGQQQATREITWVGGGATLGILLLLLLAFRRWRVLLAFVPVLVGMLFGAVACVAFFGHMHVMTLVLGSSLIGVAVDYPLHYLSKSWSLKPWHSWPALRVTLSGLSLSLATSCIGYLALAWTPFPALTQIAVFSAAGLLGAYLTAVCLLPALLKGADLRPAQWPLKACEALLALREKLLQKLGSPVLLGLLLLFCAGGLWQLGTKNDIRQWVGAPPQLQAEAQAIARITGYQPTSQFFLVRAADQQQLLERQAALGKRLGQLVSLDKLQGYLSLNQLVSLPSEQQRLRDSLQQLPQHWQPLLDLGVPPAALQQELAELQALPIEDIDSALAGPLGEPWRVLWLGPYADGVAGMVSLQGLNNAELLRIQAVDLPGVQLVDRLGDLNKVFAATQISAAELKLASCVLIVLLLILPFGLGGALRIVSLPLLAALCSLASLGWLGQPLTLFSLFGLLLVTAISVDYAILMRERIGGAAVSLLGTLLAALTTWLSFGLLAISSTPAVSNFGLSVSLGLAFSFLLAPWAGQQSPAHAKRELAS, encoded by the coding sequence ATGACTTTGCCGAGTGAACGCCTGCTGCCGCGCCTGTTCCTGATCCTGCTGCTGGCGGTGCTCGCACTCGCCGGCTGGCAGTGGCGGCACGGCGCGCCGCTGTCGGCGAACCTGATGGAGCTGGTGCCGGGCTCTTCGCCCGATGCGCTGGACCTCAAGGCCGAACAGCGCATGCAGGAACCGCTGAACCGGGAAATCCTGGTACTGGTCGGCCAGGCTGATCGCCAGCAGGCCATCGCCATGGCGCGCCAGTTGGGCGAGCGCTGGCAGGCCAGCGGGCTGTTCGAGAAGGTCCAGTGGGACCTGCAGGCCGACCTGCCCGCGCTGCGCGAGCAACTGCTGCGGGGCCGCCTGGCCATGCTGTCGGCGAAAGACCGCCGACAATTGATCGACGACCCGGCGGCCTTCATCCAGCAACGGGTACAAACCCTGTTCGACCCGTTCGCCGGTTTCAGCCTGGTGCCGAGCCAGGACGACTGGCTCGGCCTGACCGGGCGCATCCAGAACAGCCAGCCACAACGTGGCGCGGTGCAGCTGGATATTGGTAGCGGCGCCCTGGTGGCCGACGCCGACGGCAAGAGCTGGGTGCTGCTGCGGGCCCGCACCACCGGCAATGCCTTCGACATGAAGCTGCCGCTGCAAGTGGCCGAACTGCTCAGGCAGAGCCGCGAGCAAGCGAGCCAAGCCGACGTGCAATTGCTGGCTGCCAGCGGACTGCTGTACGCCGCCAGCGGCCAGCAGCAGGCGACCCGGGAAATCACCTGGGTCGGTGGCGGCGCCACCCTGGGCATTCTCCTGCTGTTGCTGCTGGCGTTCCGTCGTTGGCGGGTGCTGCTGGCCTTCGTGCCGGTACTGGTGGGCATGCTGTTCGGCGCCGTGGCCTGTGTGGCGTTTTTCGGTCACATGCACGTGATGACGCTGGTGCTCGGCTCCAGCCTGATCGGCGTAGCGGTGGACTACCCGTTGCACTACCTGTCCAAGAGCTGGAGCCTCAAGCCCTGGCACAGCTGGCCGGCTCTGCGCGTGACCTTGTCCGGCCTGAGCCTGAGCCTGGCCACCAGTTGCATCGGCTACCTGGCCCTGGCCTGGACACCCTTCCCGGCACTGACCCAGATCGCAGTGTTCTCCGCCGCCGGCCTGCTTGGTGCCTACCTGACCGCAGTGTGCCTGCTCCCGGCGCTGCTCAAGGGGGCCGACCTGCGCCCGGCGCAGTGGCCGCTCAAGGCCTGCGAGGCCTTGCTGGCGCTGCGCGAGAAGCTGCTGCAGAAACTCGGCAGCCCAGTGCTGCTGGGCCTGTTGCTGCTGTTCTGCGCCGGGGGCCTGTGGCAACTGGGCACGAAAAACGATATCCGCCAGTGGGTCGGCGCACCGCCGCAATTGCAGGCCGAGGCCCAGGCCATTGCGCGAATCACCGGCTACCAGCCGACCAGCCAGTTCTTCCTGGTCCGCGCCGCCGACCAACAGCAACTGCTGGAACGCCAGGCCGCGCTGGGCAAGCGTCTCGGGCAACTGGTCAGCCTGGACAAGCTGCAAGGCTACCTGTCACTGAACCAACTGGTCAGCCTGCCCAGCGAGCAGCAGCGCCTGCGTGACTCGCTCCAGCAATTGCCGCAACACTGGCAACCGCTGCTCGACCTCGGCGTACCACCAGCGGCCCTGCAGCAGGAACTGGCCGAACTCCAGGCCCTGCCGATCGAGGATATCGACAGCGCCCTGGCCGGCCCCCTCGGCGAACCCTGGCGGGTGCTCTGGCTCGGCCCGTACGCCGATGGCGTGGCCGGCATGGTCAGTCTGCAGGGCCTGAACAACGCAGAGCTGCTGCGCATCCAGGCGGTGGACCTGCCGGGCGTGCAGTTGGTGGATCGTCTCGGTGACCTGAACAAGGTATTCGCCGCCACGCAGATCAGTGCGGCGGAACTGAAGCTCGCGTCCTGCGTGCTGATCGTGCTGTTGCTGATCCTGCCATTCGGCCTCGGCGGCGCCTTGCGCATTGTCTCCCTGCCCTTGCTGGCGGCGCTGTGCAGCCTGGCCAGCCTCGGCTGGCTGGGGCAACCGCTGACCCTGTTCAGCCTGTTCGGCCTGCTCCTGGTCACGGCCATCAGCGTCGACTACGCGATTCTCATGCGCGAGCGGATCGGCGGCGCGGCGGTCAGCCTGCTCGGCACCCTGCTGGCGGCGCTGACCACCTGGCTGTCGTTCGGCCTGCTGGCGATTTCCAGTACCCCGGCGGTGAGCAACTTCGGCCTGTCGGTCAGCCTCGGCCTGGCCTTCAGCTTCCTGCTCGCGCCCTGGGCCGGGCAGCAATCCCCTGCCCATGCGAAGAGGGAACTCGCATCATGA
- a CDS encoding outer membrane lipoprotein carrier protein LolA, with product MNFITPLSCGSRLAGDSTRRIAARLKGLIASKPAPTGIVRGLLLVLCLGLAGKAAAFDLQQLSEQLAKPSVIHGSFIQEKHLRALPQPLTSKGTFVLARDHGLLWLLKTPLQQDYRITAKGIARRDGSGWQMVPNKSAGAEQNRLFIAVLQGDSSGLQRDFELQLQGEANDWKLTLTPRSVLLKQIFTRINIDGGTLVQRIELQETQGDSTVLRMQDSTASQPLSEAEQHDFAE from the coding sequence ATGAACTTCATCACACCTCTGTCCTGTGGGAGCCGGCTTGCTGGCGATAGCACCCGCAGGATCGCTGCAAGACTCAAGGGCCTCATCGCCAGCAAGCCAGCTCCTACAGGGATCGTGCGTGGTCTGCTGCTGGTGTTGTGCCTGGGACTTGCCGGGAAGGCGGCGGCCTTCGACCTGCAACAGTTGAGCGAACAGTTGGCCAAGCCCTCGGTGATCCACGGCAGTTTCATCCAGGAAAAACACCTGCGCGCCCTGCCACAGCCGCTGACCAGCAAGGGCACCTTCGTCCTCGCCAGGGACCATGGCCTGCTGTGGCTGCTCAAGACGCCACTGCAACAGGACTACCGCATCACGGCCAAGGGCATCGCCCGACGCGATGGCAGCGGCTGGCAGATGGTCCCGAACAAGAGCGCCGGCGCGGAGCAGAACCGCCTGTTCATCGCCGTGCTGCAAGGCGACAGCAGTGGCCTGCAGCGCGACTTCGAGCTGCAACTGCAAGGCGAGGCGAACGACTGGAAGCTGACCCTGACGCCGCGCTCGGTGCTGCTCAAGCAGATCTTCACCCGCATCAACATCGACGGCGGCACCCTGGTGCAACGCATCGAGCTGCAGGAAACCCAGGGCGACAGCACCGTCCTGCGCATGCAGGACAGCACGGCCAGTCAACCCCTGAGCGAAGCGGAGCAGCATGACTTTGCCGAGTGA